One Sphaerisporangium krabiense DNA segment encodes these proteins:
- a CDS encoding esterase/lipase family protein: protein MRIRVVLSALVAAALVGTALTGPAHAGTSLRGANDWACVPKAAHPRPVILVHGTFATMAVTWPALSPALRRAGYCVFALDYGAAPGALLQGTGDIARSAGQLAAFVDRVLTATGAAKVDIVGHSQGGMMPRHYLRFLGGAAKVRKLVGLAPSNHGTTLGGLVALGDLLGVTGPVSAACPACGQQLAGSRFLAALNAGGEDVPGVAQTVIATRYDEVITPYSSSFLAGAGVRNVLVQRVCPLDFSAHLGLLLDPVVQRLVMDELDAPRGAVNCLNPLG from the coding sequence ATGCGTATCCGTGTCGTCCTCTCGGCGCTGGTCGCGGCGGCGCTGGTGGGCACGGCGCTCACCGGCCCCGCGCACGCCGGGACCTCTCTCCGGGGGGCGAACGACTGGGCGTGCGTGCCGAAGGCCGCGCACCCGCGCCCGGTGATCCTCGTGCACGGCACCTTCGCCACCATGGCGGTGACCTGGCCGGCCCTGTCCCCGGCGCTCAGGCGCGCCGGGTACTGCGTCTTCGCGCTCGACTACGGCGCCGCCCCGGGCGCCCTCCTTCAGGGCACCGGCGACATCGCGCGCTCGGCCGGGCAGCTCGCGGCGTTCGTGGACCGGGTGCTCACCGCGACCGGCGCCGCCAAGGTGGACATCGTGGGCCACTCCCAGGGCGGGATGATGCCGCGCCACTACCTCAGGTTCCTCGGCGGGGCGGCCAAGGTGCGCAAGCTCGTCGGCCTCGCCCCCTCCAACCACGGCACCACGCTCGGCGGCCTGGTCGCGCTCGGCGACCTGCTCGGCGTCACCGGCCCCGTCAGCGCGGCCTGCCCGGCCTGCGGGCAGCAGCTCGCCGGGTCGAGGTTCCTGGCCGCGCTGAACGCCGGCGGCGAGGATGTCCCCGGCGTGGCGCAGACCGTGATCGCCACCCGCTACGACGAGGTGATCACGCCGTACTCGTCGTCGTTCCTGGCCGGGGCGGGCGTGCGGAACGTGCTGGTGCAGCGCGTGTGCCCGCTGGACTTCAGCGCCCATCTCGGCCTGCTCCTGGACCCGGTGGTGCAGCGGCTGGTGATGGACGAGCTGGACGCGCCGCGCGGCGCGGTGAACTGCCTGAACCCGCTGGGCTGA
- a CDS encoding GroES family chaperonin, which produces MADPKFEIQMLHDRVMVKVEQEREERRSSAGIVIPATVTMANRLIWGEVCGVGANARLVKVGDKVLFNAEDQYEVEVHGQVYLVMRERDLHAVATPQSEQGTGLYL; this is translated from the coding sequence GTGGCTGACCCGAAGTTCGAGATTCAGATGCTCCACGATCGCGTCATGGTGAAGGTCGAGCAGGAGCGCGAGGAGCGGCGCAGTTCGGCGGGCATCGTCATCCCCGCGACCGTCACGATGGCCAACCGCCTCATCTGGGGCGAGGTGTGCGGGGTGGGAGCCAACGCCCGCCTGGTCAAGGTGGGCGACAAGGTGCTGTTCAACGCCGAGGACCAGTACGAGGTCGAGGTGCACGGCCAGGTCTACCTGGTCATGCGCGAGCGTGACCTGCACGCCGTCGCCACCCCGCAGTCGGAGCAGGGCACCGGCCTGTACCTCTGA
- a CDS encoding SAM-dependent methyltransferase gives MTEETRRGFAGLDTSRPNLARINDYFLGGKDNFAADRKAAEEILAIAPEVRAMARETQAFHVRALRYLVGEGITQFVNIGMGLPSRYNTHQIAQELDPGARTAYVSRDPVVLSHARALLALDARTTVVEGDVLHPAELLADARLRRVIDLDRPLAVVMLGVLQFTPDADDPFKRVAELRDRLPAGGHMVIAHAVLDSRPEAAQPIVDVYKRVLGREEDPSRTREQVLGFFEGLRLIEPGLVYLRQWRPDNPLAAHRPESVWMVGGVGRKEDG, from the coding sequence ATGACGGAAGAGACCCGACGGGGCTTTGCGGGTCTGGACACCAGCAGGCCCAATTTGGCGCGTATCAATGACTATTTCCTCGGTGGAAAGGACAACTTCGCCGCCGACAGGAAGGCCGCCGAGGAGATCCTGGCCATCGCGCCCGAGGTGCGCGCCATGGCCAGGGAGACCCAGGCCTTCCACGTGCGAGCGCTGCGGTACCTGGTCGGCGAGGGCATCACGCAGTTCGTCAACATCGGCATGGGCCTGCCGAGCAGGTACAACACCCACCAGATCGCCCAGGAACTGGACCCCGGAGCCCGCACGGCGTACGTCTCGCGCGACCCCGTGGTCCTCTCGCACGCCCGGGCCCTGCTGGCCCTCGACGCGCGCACGACGGTCGTCGAGGGCGACGTCCTGCACCCGGCCGAACTGCTCGCCGACGCCCGGCTGCGCCGCGTGATCGACCTGGACCGGCCGCTGGCCGTGGTCATGCTCGGGGTGCTGCAGTTCACGCCGGACGCCGACGACCCGTTCAAGCGCGTCGCCGAACTCCGCGACCGGTTGCCCGCGGGCGGTCATATGGTCATCGCGCACGCCGTGCTCGACTCACGTCCGGAGGCCGCCCAGCCGATCGTGGACGTCTACAAACGGGTCCTCGGCCGCGAGGAGGATCCCTCGCGCACCCGCGAGCAGGTGCTCGGCTTCTTCGAGGGCCTGCGGCTGATCGAGCCGGGGCTCGTGTACCTGCGGCAGTGGCGTCCGGACAACCCTCTGGCCGCGCACAGGCCCGAGTCGGTGTGGATGGTCGGCGGCGTGGGGCGCAAGGAGGACGGCTGA
- a CDS encoding ArsR/SmtB family transcription factor — protein sequence MATAFAVLAEPHRRRILDLLLERPRAVGELVEELGLTQPGTSKHLKVLREAGLVRMRPDAQRRVYELRPEPLTEVLEWLEPYRRMWAGRLDALERHLGALPDDAGLHG from the coding sequence ATGGCCACCGCCTTCGCCGTGCTGGCGGAACCGCACCGCCGCCGCATCCTGGACCTGCTGCTGGAGCGGCCCCGCGCCGTGGGGGAGCTGGTGGAGGAGCTCGGCCTCACCCAGCCGGGCACGTCCAAGCATCTGAAGGTGCTGCGCGAGGCCGGCCTCGTCCGCATGCGCCCGGACGCCCAGCGGCGGGTCTACGAGCTGCGGCCCGAGCCGCTCACCGAGGTCCTGGAGTGGCTGGAGCCCTACCGCCGCATGTGGGCCGGCCGCCTCGACGCCCTGGAGCGCCACCTCGGCGCGCTGCCCGACGACGCCGGTCTTCATGGGTGA
- a CDS encoding TetR/AcrR family transcriptional regulator: MGDAPGEELVELLREGRPRERADAARNRERVLAAAARLFREHGVAAVSMDAIAAEAGVGKGTLFRRFGDRSGLAAALLDARERELQERVIFGPPPLGPGAPPAARLLAFAEAYAAYLYGHLDLLRVSETASPGARYRLGAYRFWHRHLALLLTEAGRGRDADYLAHALLAPLGAEMAAALRGTCDAARTVAGLRELITGLVPG, translated from the coding sequence ATGGGTGACGCGCCGGGGGAGGAGCTGGTGGAGCTGCTGCGCGAGGGCCGGCCGCGCGAGCGCGCCGACGCCGCGCGCAACCGCGAGCGGGTGCTGGCCGCGGCGGCGCGGCTGTTCCGCGAGCACGGGGTCGCCGCGGTGTCCATGGACGCCATCGCCGCCGAGGCCGGCGTGGGCAAGGGCACGTTGTTCCGCCGGTTCGGCGACAGGTCGGGCCTCGCCGCCGCGCTCCTCGACGCGCGGGAACGCGAGCTGCAGGAACGCGTCATCTTCGGCCCGCCGCCGCTCGGGCCCGGCGCGCCGCCCGCCGCGCGGCTGCTGGCCTTCGCCGAGGCATACGCCGCCTACCTGTACGGCCACCTCGACCTGCTCCGGGTCTCCGAGACCGCGTCCCCCGGCGCCCGCTACCGCCTCGGCGCGTACCGCTTCTGGCACCGCCACCTCGCCCTCCTGCTCACCGAGGCCGGGCGCGGGCGCGACGCCGACTACCTGGCCCACGCCCTGCTCGCCCCGCTCGGCGCGGAGATGGCCGCCGCGCTGCGGGGCACGTGCGACGCGGCGCGCACGGTGGCGGGCCTGCGCGAGCTGATCACGGGGCTGGTCCCGGGCTGA
- a CDS encoding penicillin acylase family protein, translating to MRIAPFARLPRPLRWGARVLTGLLAVAILLAAAVTWTVRRSFPQADGELRLPGLSAPVTVVRDGYGIPQIYADDPKDLFMAQGYVHAQDRFWEMDFRRKTTAGRLSELFGATTLEVDKVVRTLGWRRTAEREVALLDAPTRQAFTDYAAGVNAWMASHRGFAEKSLEYAVLKLTNGAYEPEPWTPADSLAWLKAMAWDLRSNLDAELERALDSSVLPEERVRQLFPAYPFDRHRPIVTAGAVRDGAFDPAATAARGTAAPADAGTARALAGAARTLAALPSPFGSGGSDRAGIGSNSWVVSGAHTATGRPLLANDPHLGPRIPSIWYQAGLHCRVRSAACPYDVVGYTFSGMPGVVIGHNARVAWGFTNLGPDVADVYVERTRGDSYESKGRWVPMETRTEQIKVAGRTPETLTVRATAHGPIVSGVLGQAGEALAGAAARAGERPGAVTGGKAPAGGHDVEIALRWTALDPGGTANALLKLDTASNFEEFRKAASAFEAPAQNMIYADIDGNIGYQAPGRIPVRAKGDGIWPSKGWTGEEEWTGFIPFDELPKSYNPPEGYIATANNAAIGPGYDRFLTSDWAYGYRSQRIADRLARALAGGGKVTAATMADIQMDSSNTMAPVLVPYLRKAGARVPEARLLDGWDHTQRRDSAPAAYFNAVWRQLLQRTFDDELPEEGHAGGGDRWYEVVRGLLERPADPWWDDVRTKDRTEGRDEILAAAMTGAAKELRERLGDTPEDWRWGDLHTLELTHETFGTSGIGPVEWLFNRGPLRLGGGQDAVDATGWDAVAGYEVDWVPSMRMIVDLADLDRSRWVNLTGASGHAFHPNYHDQAELWGNGGTTPMRQTERAVRADAAGTLTLTP from the coding sequence GTGAGGATTGCCCCGTTCGCCAGGCTGCCCCGTCCGCTTCGCTGGGGGGCGCGCGTCCTCACCGGTCTCCTGGCGGTGGCGATCCTCCTCGCCGCCGCGGTGACCTGGACCGTCCGCCGCTCGTTCCCGCAGGCCGACGGGGAGCTGCGGCTGCCCGGGCTGAGCGCCCCCGTGACCGTCGTGCGCGACGGGTACGGCATCCCGCAGATCTACGCCGACGACCCCAAGGACCTGTTCATGGCCCAGGGGTACGTCCACGCCCAGGACCGTTTCTGGGAGATGGACTTCCGCCGCAAGACCACCGCCGGGCGGCTCTCGGAGCTGTTCGGCGCCACCACCCTGGAGGTGGACAAGGTCGTGCGCACGCTCGGCTGGCGGCGCACGGCCGAGCGCGAGGTGGCCCTGCTCGACGCGCCCACGCGCCAGGCGTTCACCGACTACGCGGCGGGCGTCAACGCCTGGATGGCCTCCCACCGGGGCTTCGCCGAGAAGAGCCTCGAATACGCGGTGCTCAAGCTGACCAACGGCGCCTACGAGCCCGAGCCGTGGACGCCCGCCGACTCCCTGGCCTGGCTCAAGGCGATGGCGTGGGACCTGCGCTCCAACCTGGACGCCGAACTGGAGCGGGCGCTCGACTCCTCGGTCCTGCCCGAGGAGCGGGTGCGGCAGCTCTTCCCGGCCTACCCGTTCGACCGGCACCGCCCGATCGTGACGGCAGGCGCCGTGCGCGACGGCGCCTTCGACCCGGCCGCCACCGCCGCGCGGGGGACGGCCGCCCCGGCGGACGCGGGCACCGCACGGGCGCTGGCCGGGGCGGCGCGCACGCTGGCCGCGCTGCCCTCGCCGTTCGGCTCCGGTGGGAGCGACCGGGCCGGGATCGGCTCCAACTCCTGGGTCGTGTCCGGCGCGCACACCGCCACCGGCCGGCCGCTGCTGGCCAACGATCCCCACCTCGGGCCGCGCATCCCGTCCATCTGGTACCAGGCGGGCCTGCACTGCCGGGTCAGGTCGGCCGCCTGCCCCTACGACGTGGTCGGGTACACCTTCTCCGGCATGCCGGGCGTGGTGATCGGCCACAACGCCCGGGTGGCCTGGGGGTTCACCAACCTCGGCCCCGACGTCGCCGACGTGTACGTCGAGCGCACCCGGGGGGACTCCTACGAGTCCAAGGGCCGGTGGGTTCCCATGGAGACCCGGACCGAGCAGATCAAGGTCGCCGGGCGGACCCCGGAGACGCTGACCGTGCGGGCGACCGCGCACGGCCCGATCGTCTCGGGCGTGCTCGGGCAGGCAGGGGAGGCCCTGGCCGGCGCGGCGGCGCGGGCGGGGGAGCGGCCGGGCGCCGTGACCGGGGGGAAGGCGCCGGCGGGCGGGCACGACGTGGAGATCGCGCTGCGGTGGACCGCGCTCGACCCCGGCGGCACCGCCAACGCCCTCCTGAAGCTGGACACGGCGTCGAACTTCGAGGAGTTCAGGAAGGCGGCGTCGGCCTTCGAGGCCCCCGCCCAGAACATGATTTATGCCGACATAGACGGCAACATCGGGTACCAGGCGCCGGGGCGCATCCCCGTGCGCGCCAAGGGCGACGGCATCTGGCCGAGCAAGGGCTGGACCGGCGAGGAGGAATGGACGGGCTTCATCCCCTTCGACGAGCTCCCGAAGTCCTACAACCCGCCCGAGGGCTACATCGCCACGGCCAACAACGCCGCGATCGGCCCCGGCTACGACCGCTTCCTGACCTCCGACTGGGCCTACGGCTACCGCTCCCAGCGCATCGCCGACCGGCTCGCCCGCGCCCTGGCGGGCGGCGGCAAGGTCACCGCCGCCACGATGGCCGACATCCAGATGGACTCCTCCAACACCATGGCGCCCGTCCTGGTGCCGTACCTGCGCAAGGCCGGCGCCCGGGTCCCGGAGGCGCGGCTGCTCGACGGCTGGGACCACACCCAGCGGCGCGACAGCGCCCCCGCCGCGTACTTCAACGCGGTCTGGCGGCAGCTCCTCCAGCGGACCTTCGACGACGAACTGCCCGAGGAAGGGCACGCGGGCGGCGGCGACCGCTGGTACGAAGTGGTGCGCGGCCTGCTCGAACGCCCCGCCGACCCCTGGTGGGACGACGTGCGGACCAAGGACAGGACCGAGGGCAGGGACGAGATCCTCGCCGCCGCGATGACCGGCGCGGCCAAGGAACTGCGCGAGCGGCTCGGCGACACGCCCGAGGACTGGCGCTGGGGCGACCTGCACACCCTGGAGCTGACCCACGAGACCTTCGGCACCTCGGGCATCGGCCCCGTCGAGTGGCTGTTCAACCGGGGGCCGCTGCGGCTCGGCGGCGGCCAGGACGCCGTGGACGCCACCGGCTGGGACGCCGTCGCGGGCTACGAGGTGGACTGGGTGCCGTCCATGCGCATGATCGTGGACCTGGCCGACCTGGACCGGTCGCGCTGGGTCAACCTGACCGGCGCCTCCGGCCACGCCTTCCACCCCAACTACCACGACCAGGCGGAACTGTGGGGGAACGGCGGCACGACGCCCATGCGCCAGACCGAGCGGGCCGTGCGCGCGGACGCGGCCGGCACGCTCACGCTCACTCCGTAG
- a CDS encoding helicase-associated domain-containing protein: MDDHLLDWLTTLDEDRLGRVLAGRPDAIAAPWPRRLDTLARRLGDTFAVMEVMRGLPLPPLEILQACLVVGERATADELARFLGVSTAEVMPWLDGLYDRALAWPGRDGRVHLASAVSRWWAAPCGLGEPLASYLDSWAVDTEGLRRLSRALGLPAQGGRRQLMSRVTAALSNADALTGLLRDAPDGTVSLLDEFAWDGPVRGVVGDRFTLPGTPEKWAGDHGLLFRPQWDIAEMPREVALALRGPDYRAPFTPEPPKLGTVAVSAESVDHAMCLAAPHAVDRAAALLENTDKTPLPLLKAGGVGVREVRRIVKESGCAEDEARLLLEVCAVARLLAWDDAAGGLVPTKRFDAWRLEDAPARLRVLLAAWWRMERTSLRRSAGRYPTVLGDDPSGETVARIRRAVLTTLATLPEDAAVASVPELVQAVHWRAPLLDRELLAECCPAVLHEARLLGLVDSDALTALGRALAALGSAAPGDEQDESVPHIERDPGLVEASVHALAGAQRTALFGADLTAVVTGPPAAELAGLLDRAADRESQGAASVWRFSPASVRRALDSGYTADSLLEDLGAAGTIPQPLTYLVRDVARRYGEVTVTTVGCIIQGADPALLAEIAAHRRLSRLGLRLLAPTVLAGAASAERTLAALRDAGYAPVPVDDTGSIAVRREPQGGRLILLPGGRVAELEEPPPFIPDPPPDPREHARRLVRTADEQRPAGQTWAVIGRMATRLPTAQQSLLGFVVDRGVRALITLSDGLTATVSHGELRRGVLDAWCEEAGDYLEFPLHEIASVTSG; the protein is encoded by the coding sequence ATGGATGATCACCTGCTCGACTGGCTGACCACGCTCGACGAAGACCGGCTCGGGCGCGTCCTGGCGGGCCGGCCCGACGCCATCGCCGCGCCGTGGCCGCGCCGCCTCGACACGCTCGCCCGCCGCCTGGGCGACACCTTCGCCGTCATGGAGGTGATGCGCGGCCTGCCGCTGCCTCCCCTCGAGATCCTTCAGGCGTGCCTCGTCGTCGGCGAGCGCGCCACCGCCGACGAGCTGGCGCGCTTCCTCGGCGTCAGCACGGCGGAGGTCATGCCCTGGCTGGACGGCCTGTACGACCGGGCGCTGGCCTGGCCGGGACGCGACGGCCGCGTCCACCTCGCCTCGGCCGTCTCCCGCTGGTGGGCGGCCCCGTGCGGCCTCGGCGAGCCCCTCGCCTCCTACCTGGACTCCTGGGCCGTCGACACCGAGGGCCTGCGCCGCCTGAGCCGCGCGCTCGGCCTGCCCGCGCAGGGCGGCAGGCGCCAGCTCATGAGCCGCGTCACCGCCGCGCTGTCCAACGCCGACGCCCTGACCGGCCTGCTGCGCGACGCGCCCGACGGCACGGTCAGCCTGCTGGACGAGTTCGCCTGGGACGGCCCGGTGCGCGGCGTCGTCGGCGACCGCTTCACCCTTCCCGGCACCCCGGAGAAATGGGCGGGCGACCACGGCCTGCTGTTCCGCCCGCAGTGGGACATCGCCGAGATGCCCCGCGAGGTCGCCCTGGCCCTGCGCGGCCCCGACTATCGCGCCCCGTTCACGCCCGAGCCGCCGAAGCTCGGCACCGTGGCCGTGAGCGCCGAGTCCGTGGACCACGCGATGTGCCTGGCCGCGCCGCACGCCGTCGACCGCGCCGCCGCCCTGCTGGAGAACACCGACAAGACGCCGCTGCCCCTGCTCAAGGCGGGCGGCGTCGGCGTGCGCGAGGTCCGCAGGATCGTCAAGGAGAGCGGCTGCGCCGAGGACGAGGCCCGGCTGCTGCTGGAGGTCTGCGCGGTGGCCCGGCTGCTGGCCTGGGACGACGCGGCGGGCGGCCTGGTGCCGACCAAGCGCTTCGACGCCTGGCGCCTGGAGGACGCGCCCGCGCGGCTGCGGGTGCTGCTGGCCGCCTGGTGGCGCATGGAGCGCACCTCGCTGCGCCGCTCGGCGGGCCGCTACCCCACGGTGCTCGGCGACGACCCCTCCGGCGAGACCGTCGCCCGCATCCGCAGGGCCGTGCTGACCACGCTGGCCACGCTTCCCGAGGACGCCGCGGTGGCCAGCGTCCCGGAGCTGGTGCAGGCCGTGCACTGGCGGGCCCCTCTGCTGGACCGCGAGCTGCTCGCCGAGTGCTGCCCGGCCGTCCTGCACGAGGCCCGGCTGCTCGGCCTGGTCGACTCCGACGCTCTCACCGCGCTCGGCCGCGCGCTGGCCGCGCTCGGCTCGGCCGCCCCCGGCGACGAGCAGGACGAGAGCGTGCCGCACATCGAGCGCGATCCCGGCCTGGTCGAGGCGTCCGTACACGCCCTGGCCGGGGCGCAGCGCACGGCCCTGTTCGGCGCCGACCTGACGGCCGTGGTCACCGGCCCGCCCGCCGCCGAGCTGGCCGGGCTGCTCGACCGCGCCGCCGACCGCGAGTCCCAGGGAGCCGCCTCGGTGTGGCGGTTCTCCCCCGCCAGCGTGCGGCGCGCCCTGGACTCGGGGTACACCGCCGACTCCCTGCTGGAGGACCTGGGCGCCGCCGGCACGATCCCGCAGCCGCTGACGTACCTGGTCAGGGACGTCGCCCGCCGCTACGGCGAGGTCACGGTGACCACGGTCGGGTGCATCATCCAGGGCGCCGACCCTGCGCTGCTCGCCGAGATCGCCGCGCACCGCCGCCTGTCGCGGCTGGGGCTGCGCCTGCTCGCGCCCACGGTGCTGGCCGGGGCCGCCTCGGCCGAGCGCACGCTGGCCGCGCTGCGCGACGCCGGGTACGCGCCGGTGCCCGTGGACGACACCGGCTCGATCGCCGTGCGCCGCGAGCCGCAGGGCGGGCGGCTGATCCTGCTGCCCGGCGGCCGGGTGGCCGAGCTGGAGGAGCCGCCGCCGTTCATCCCCGACCCGCCGCCCGACCCGCGCGAGCACGCCAGGCGCCTGGTGCGCACGGCCGACGAGCAGCGTCCCGCGGGGCAGACCTGGGCGGTGATCGGCCGGATGGCCACGCGCCTGCCGACCGCGCAGCAGTCGCTGCTGGGGTTCGTCGTGGACCGCGGGGTGCGCGCGCTGATCACGTTGTCCGACGGGCTCACCGCGACGGTCAGCCACGGCGAGCTGCGGCGCGGCGTGCTGGACGCCTGGTGTGAGGAGGCCGGGGACTATCTGGAGTTCCCGCTGCACGAGATCGCCTCGGTGACCAGCGGCTAA